Proteins from a genomic interval of Flammeovirgaceae bacterium SG7u.111:
- a CDS encoding DUF3276 family protein: MEDIKGTGKDEIYSKRVRAGKRTYFFDVKATRSNDYYLTITESKKRYKEDGFFYEKHKIFLYKEDFSKFSNALVECIDHVKEELMPDFDFDQYEKSDDEDNELSWD; this comes from the coding sequence GTGGAGGATATCAAAGGAACAGGAAAAGACGAAATCTATTCAAAAAGAGTACGAGCAGGTAAAAGGACGTATTTCTTTGATGTAAAAGCTACTCGTTCAAATGATTATTATTTGACGATTACAGAGAGTAAGAAAAGATACAAAGAAGATGGTTTTTTCTATGAGAAGCACAAGATTTTCTTGTATAAAGAAGATTTCAGCAAATTCTCAAATGCACTTGTTGAATGCATAGACCATGTAAAAGAAGAGCTCATGCCAGATTTCGACTTTGATCAGTACGAAAAATCTGATGACGAGGATAACGAGTTGAGCTGGGACTAA
- a CDS encoding septal ring lytic transglycosylase RlpA family protein yields MKKIFLTFLTLAFLIQSNWAQVVVKEIGFTQRGKASYYPDNRKGAETRNGETFNMNHLTGAHQHLAFNSLVKVTNLDNGKQVIVRINDRPYTRERIIDLTLAAAKMIGLAGKLSSDVKIEVVGLDADRKQTWLANQKLGFTIPDSLSYLFAAPKPILPKEQTVTQVDSLETTTNAILPVRSVAEIETYESTIQERQIDVSAVANTLAQKANFKDVGSYTVDGKKISLEGFGVVAKSFPTPEEAIESGKYYKSLQFAHVYIQSGWSSGSREYRVMIGVFHNKSDAVSLQKYLSTNNNSVIIRSHLN; encoded by the coding sequence ATGAAAAAAATATTTTTAACTTTTTTGACCTTAGCCTTCTTAATTCAAAGCAATTGGGCACAGGTTGTTGTAAAAGAAATAGGATTTACCCAACGAGGAAAAGCTTCTTATTATCCTGATAACAGGAAGGGGGCTGAAACCAGAAATGGAGAAACGTTTAACATGAACCATCTCACGGGAGCGCACCAGCATCTCGCTTTCAACAGCCTAGTAAAAGTAACCAACCTCGACAATGGCAAGCAGGTGATCGTAAGAATTAACGACCGTCCGTACACCAGAGAGAGGATAATTGACCTTACTCTAGCTGCTGCGAAAATGATAGGCCTCGCAGGAAAACTTTCTTCTGATGTAAAAATTGAGGTAGTTGGTCTTGATGCTGACAGAAAGCAAACTTGGCTCGCTAACCAGAAACTAGGTTTCACAATTCCCGACAGTCTCTCCTATTTGTTTGCCGCTCCCAAGCCTATCCTGCCAAAGGAACAAACAGTTACTCAGGTAGACTCGCTTGAGACAACAACAAATGCCATACTTCCTGTTAGGTCGGTTGCAGAAATAGAAACTTATGAAAGTACCATTCAAGAACGCCAGATTGATGTGTCGGCAGTAGCCAATACGCTGGCACAAAAAGCCAATTTCAAGGACGTAGGTTCGTACACTGTGGATGGAAAAAAGATTTCCTTAGAAGGTTTTGGAGTAGTGGCAAAATCTTTTCCAACCCCTGAAGAGGCCATTGAATCAGGAAAATATTATAAATCACTCCAATTTGCTCATGTATATATCCAGTCTGGCTGGTCAAGCGGGTCTAGGGAATATAGGGTGATGATTGGAGTTTTCCACAACAAAAGCGATGCTGTCTCTTTACAAAAGTATCTTTCGACTAACAACAATTCAGTGATTATTCGTTCTCATCTTAATTAA
- a CDS encoding septal ring lytic transglycosylase RlpA family protein, whose protein sequence is MKKSVLFILVFVMSVGMSFAQKYKVGYKQKGQASYYASKFHGKKTASGETYNMYAMTAAHRKLPFNSIIKVTNKKNGKWVTLRVNDRGPFTQKRVLDVSKKAALKLDMVKDGVIDIEIELLKVGGEEDTPEEVAVDEKKSRKERKAEKKAEKENKKDKKEEATVATGVAAAGGVAGAATDKEKKSKTPEAKPVKTTPVKKEPAIPLNQRFEKVGTYSVWGTKTTPKGYAIQIGAFSTIEKAIEVGREATNLGLDEVYVQTGWANGKKTYRLLYGSEADADDMKDQLNKVKKKGFYKAFVKEHYK, encoded by the coding sequence ATGAAAAAATCAGTATTGTTTATCCTCGTATTTGTCATGTCCGTAGGCATGTCGTTTGCCCAAAAATACAAAGTGGGATACAAACAAAAAGGCCAAGCTTCCTACTATGCATCCAAGTTCCACGGCAAAAAAACAGCGAGCGGAGAAACTTATAATATGTATGCTATGACCGCTGCTCACCGCAAGCTCCCCTTCAATAGTATCATCAAAGTAACTAACAAAAAAAATGGTAAATGGGTGACGCTCAGAGTAAATGATCGTGGTCCTTTCACCCAAAAGAGAGTACTCGACGTATCTAAAAAAGCTGCATTGAAACTAGATATGGTAAAAGATGGAGTAATAGATATTGAAATCGAACTACTGAAAGTTGGCGGAGAAGAAGATACTCCTGAAGAAGTAGCTGTAGATGAGAAAAAAAGCAGAAAAGAGCGAAAGGCGGAAAAGAAGGCTGAAAAGGAAAACAAAAAGGATAAAAAAGAAGAAGCCACTGTGGCTACTGGTGTTGCCGCCGCGGGCGGAGTAGCTGGAGCCGCTACTGACAAAGAAAAAAAGAGCAAAACCCCTGAGGCAAAACCAGTCAAAACCACTCCTGTAAAAAAAGAGCCTGCAATTCCGCTTAACCAACGATTTGAGAAAGTTGGCACTTACAGCGTTTGGGGAACAAAAACGACCCCAAAAGGTTATGCTATTCAGATTGGTGCTTTTTCCACCATTGAAAAAGCGATTGAAGTAGGCAGAGAAGCTACGAACTTAGGCCTAGACGAAGTATATGTACAGACAGGCTGGGCCAATGGCAAAAAAACATACCGCTTGCTTTATGGCTCAGAAGCTGATGCCGACGACATGAAAGATCAGCTAAATAAAGTAAAGAAAAAAGGGTTTTATAAGGCTTTTGTGAAAGAACATTATAAATAA
- a CDS encoding DUF58 domain-containing protein: MNLDTIKEFGNLELLARQMVEGFITGLHKSPYHGFSVEFAEHNLYNNGESTRYIDWKVYARTDRLYTKRFEEETNLRCLLLIDNSSSMYYPVDTQEKIRFSIASAASLAYILQKQRDAVGLCTFSDKVEMLTQVKSTGKHIHNLFLMLQQMLQNTPDQQKTSVADVIHEVANRIHKRSLVVIFSDMMENINNHDEIFSALKHLKHNNHEVLIFHVYDQSTELDFDFPERPIVFEDLETGQKEKVQPSQVREAYQRSIKERFKEIKLKCGQYKIDFIEADSKKDVGQILLPYLIKRKKMR; the protein is encoded by the coding sequence ATGAACCTCGATACCATTAAAGAATTTGGGAATTTAGAACTGCTCGCTCGCCAAATGGTGGAAGGGTTTATCACAGGCTTACACAAGTCCCCTTATCATGGGTTTTCGGTCGAATTTGCCGAGCACAACCTCTACAATAACGGGGAAAGCACCCGCTATATCGACTGGAAAGTATATGCCCGTACCGATAGGCTCTACACCAAAAGGTTTGAGGAAGAAACAAACCTTCGCTGCCTCTTGCTAATTGACAATTCCTCTTCCATGTATTACCCAGTTGATACACAAGAAAAGATTAGGTTCAGTATTGCCTCGGCGGCTAGCCTAGCCTATATCCTCCAAAAGCAACGGGACGCCGTAGGGCTTTGCACCTTTTCAGATAAAGTTGAAATGTTGACTCAAGTAAAGTCAACAGGCAAGCATATCCACAATCTTTTCTTGATGCTACAGCAAATGTTACAGAATACTCCTGACCAGCAAAAGACCTCTGTAGCCGATGTAATCCATGAAGTAGCAAACAGGATTCACAAAAGATCGCTAGTAGTCATCTTTAGTGACATGATGGAAAACATTAATAATCATGATGAAATCTTTTCAGCTTTAAAACATTTGAAGCACAACAATCATGAAGTATTGATCTTCCATGTGTACGACCAAAGCACCGAACTAGACTTCGATTTTCCCGAAAGACCCATCGTATTTGAAGACTTAGAAACAGGCCAAAAGGAGAAAGTACAGCCATCGCAGGTAAGAGAAGCTTATCAACGATCTATCAAAGAACGCTTCAAAGAAATCAAGTTAAAATGCGGCCAGTATAAAATTGATTTCATAGAAGCCGACAGTAAAAAAGATGTTGGGCAAATCCTTCTCCCCTATCTTATTAAGAGAAAAAAAATGCGCTAA
- a CDS encoding IS5 family transposase has protein sequence METGYTRLTSRQWQYIKEYLPVERKRKYDLRDVVDSILYCMRSGQQWRSLSGEGRPPWNVVYYYFRKWQGDNTLFRLNAALNQLERKRKGKKATPSMLSIDSQSVKCAPFIGQDTGLDGNKKVNGRKRHVITDTLGLVWGVVATGANEHDGTIGQRVVEPLLGYLHRMEKILADQAYKKKFTGWVEDNIRGVEVEISSCPPTPRGFVPIKWRWVTERTFGTFNFFRRLSKDYEKTTKSQEAWVLWQNCQIILNRIKKMPI, from the coding sequence ATGGAAACAGGATATACCCGCTTGACCTCCCGGCAATGGCAATATATAAAAGAATATCTTCCCGTGGAAAGGAAACGCAAATATGACCTCAGGGACGTGGTGGACTCGATCTTGTACTGCATGCGCAGCGGACAGCAGTGGCGCAGCCTCTCGGGCGAGGGACGCCCTCCTTGGAATGTGGTATACTATTATTTCCGCAAGTGGCAGGGGGACAACACGCTTTTTCGGCTGAACGCGGCACTCAACCAACTAGAGCGCAAGAGGAAGGGCAAGAAGGCGACCCCGAGCATGCTTTCCATTGATAGCCAGTCGGTAAAGTGCGCGCCTTTTATCGGGCAGGACACGGGGCTGGACGGCAACAAGAAGGTGAACGGGAGAAAAAGGCACGTCATCACCGATACGCTCGGGCTGGTATGGGGAGTGGTCGCCACTGGCGCCAACGAGCATGACGGCACGATAGGGCAACGGGTGGTGGAGCCCCTCTTGGGCTACCTGCACAGGATGGAAAAGATCCTGGCAGACCAGGCCTATAAAAAGAAGTTCACCGGATGGGTAGAGGACAACATAAGGGGCGTAGAGGTCGAGATATCCTCTTGTCCCCCAACCCCCAGGGGCTTTGTGCCCATCAAGTGGAGATGGGTCACCGAGAGGACATTCGGCACGTTCAATTTCTTCCGGAGGCTGTCCAAAGACTATGAAAAAACTACCAAAAGCCAAGAAGCTTGGGTTTTATGGCAAAACTGCCAAATAATACTTAATAGGATCAAAAAAATGCCTATTTAA
- a CDS encoding M56 family metallopeptidase produces MSQFFNYLLEVNLGLIIVYLGYLLGIRRSAHFSGIRWYLLIGLFSCLLLPVLEVGNILLFDSMLVNPSLLPLSQSTETIFIDGVAATGIPTSRIGWLTIIAAGYFAVAIIIAVLTTFRLHATLRKIGQGQTTYWKGLKFRSLSTSDLTFSFFGNIVVGSSWQKLPEAEKDWVLQHEQLHVKQRHSFDVCLVTLLQIFCWFNPVVWWLQKAISLQHEYFVDQKLHSQGIPLEPYLKLLIKLASPSNVFHLTLPISQFSSIKNRINMMTQKKSQKNKLYFWVALPILLLTVYACNFTDEVQAEFDPVDEVGFFLDDQQIVNIKEGIAKELVSSGEAQYFHVRLPEEYAKSVKKIEISAAKGRKSKAVMALENDSDELSVKTNYQFDLSRLMTDDWKTALEEDGSCRLVLVITTQPSSNPDQPRVSDKIYTIAVR; encoded by the coding sequence ATGAGCCAATTTTTCAATTATTTGCTAGAGGTAAACCTGGGCTTGATCATCGTTTATTTAGGATATCTCTTGGGTATTCGGCGCAGCGCACATTTTTCGGGTATCAGGTGGTATTTACTGATAGGTTTGTTCTCCTGTTTGCTGCTTCCTGTGCTGGAAGTTGGCAATATTTTGCTTTTTGATTCGATGCTGGTTAATCCTAGTCTATTACCTCTATCCCAAAGTACAGAAACTATTTTTATCGATGGTGTCGCCGCTACAGGAATCCCAACTTCTCGTATCGGTTGGCTTACAATAATCGCAGCAGGTTACTTTGCGGTAGCAATCATTATTGCCGTATTAACTACCTTTCGTTTGCACGCTACTTTGCGAAAGATAGGACAAGGACAAACTACCTATTGGAAAGGGTTAAAGTTCCGATCGTTGTCGACCTCTGATCTGACTTTTTCTTTCTTTGGAAATATAGTGGTGGGTAGCAGTTGGCAGAAGTTACCCGAAGCTGAAAAAGATTGGGTGCTGCAACACGAACAATTGCACGTAAAGCAGCGGCATTCCTTCGATGTATGCTTGGTGACACTCTTGCAAATATTTTGTTGGTTCAATCCTGTAGTTTGGTGGCTACAAAAAGCCATTTCTTTACAACATGAATACTTTGTTGACCAAAAACTTCATAGCCAAGGAATTCCCCTAGAACCTTATTTGAAGCTGCTGATCAAACTAGCAAGTCCTTCAAATGTATTTCATTTAACATTACCTATTTCTCAATTTTCATCCATTAAAAACAGAATTAATATGATGACCCAGAAAAAATCCCAGAAAAACAAGTTGTACTTTTGGGTGGCGCTACCCATCCTTTTACTCACAGTTTATGCCTGCAACTTCACTGATGAGGTTCAAGCTGAATTTGACCCAGTAGATGAGGTCGGATTTTTCTTGGATGATCAGCAGATAGTAAATATTAAAGAAGGAATAGCCAAAGAATTAGTAAGCTCAGGAGAGGCACAGTACTTTCATGTACGCTTGCCAGAGGAGTATGCAAAATCAGTAAAAAAAATAGAGATTAGTGCTGCAAAAGGCCGTAAGTCAAAAGCCGTAATGGCGCTTGAAAATGATTCTGATGAACTTTCCGTCAAGACTAACTATCAGTTTGATCTTTCGAGGTTGATGACTGATGACTGGAAGACAGCACTGGAGGAAGATGGGTCATGTAGGCTTGTTCTCGTCATAACAACTCAACCAAGTTCTAACCCAGATCAACCTAGGGTATCGGACAAGATTTATACAATTGCCGTTAGGTAA
- a CDS encoding BlaI/MecI/CopY family transcriptional regulator, translating to METLTKKEEEIMNIIWQLENAMVRDVIKQLPEPHPPNSTVSSVVRILEKKGFVGHKAYGKTHEYYPLISKSAYRKASFKSLMEKYFSGSYKQLVSFMVQEELTEKEAEELNKHLEQQLKKKS from the coding sequence ATGGAAACACTGACCAAAAAAGAAGAAGAGATCATGAATATCATTTGGCAATTGGAAAATGCCATGGTAAGGGACGTGATCAAACAATTACCAGAACCCCATCCTCCCAACAGTACTGTTTCTTCGGTGGTGAGGATTTTGGAGAAAAAGGGATTTGTGGGGCACAAAGCATATGGCAAAACGCATGAATACTATCCATTGATCAGCAAATCGGCCTACCGAAAAGCTTCTTTCAAAAGCTTGATGGAGAAGTACTTTTCGGGCTCTTACAAGCAACTAGTCTCTTTTATGGTGCAAGAAGAACTGACTGAAAAAGAAGCGGAAGAATTGAACAAGCATTTGGAACAACAACTCAAGAAAAAGTCATGA
- the yaaA gene encoding peroxide stress protein YaaA, producing MIIVISPAKTLDYKTLVTTSEYTLPRMLADTEKLAVPLKKKKAKDLAKLMSISENLAELNQERFAAWHPDFNLENARQALFAFKGDVYEGLEAYTLSNNDLKFAQDHLRILSGFYGLLKPLDLIQPYRLEMGTKLKIGRKNNLYEFWDGKITNELNNDLNSIGSEVVINLASNEYFKSVKVTDLKSKVITPVFKDFKNGNYKVISFFAKKARGMMTSWIIRNKITDAEQLTAFDSGGYGFNSELSSGDELVFTRG from the coding sequence ATGATCATAGTAATTTCACCAGCCAAAACCTTAGATTACAAAACCCTAGTAACCACCAGTGAATATACGTTGCCCCGCATGCTGGCAGATACTGAAAAGCTTGCAGTTCCTCTAAAAAAGAAAAAAGCGAAAGATTTGGCCAAGCTGATGAGTATTAGTGAAAATTTGGCAGAGCTTAACCAAGAGCGCTTTGCAGCTTGGCATCCAGACTTTAACTTGGAAAATGCCAGGCAAGCACTTTTCGCTTTCAAAGGCGATGTGTACGAAGGGCTTGAGGCTTACACACTTAGCAATAATGACTTAAAGTTTGCTCAAGATCATTTGCGTATCCTTTCGGGCTTTTATGGCTTGCTCAAGCCGCTCGACCTTATCCAACCCTATAGGCTAGAAATGGGGACTAAGCTCAAAATTGGAAGAAAAAACAACCTTTATGAGTTTTGGGATGGGAAGATAACCAATGAATTAAACAACGATTTGAATAGCATTGGCTCTGAGGTGGTTATCAACTTAGCTTCTAATGAATACTTCAAGTCAGTTAAAGTTACTGATCTAAAAAGTAAAGTTATTACCCCTGTGTTCAAAGACTTTAAAAATGGGAATTACAAGGTAATCAGCTTCTTCGCCAAGAAAGCGAGGGGCATGATGACTTCTTGGATTATCCGAAACAAGATAACCGATGCAGAGCAACTAACCGCTTTCGATAGTGGAGGGTATGGCTTTAATAGTGAGCTTTCATCAGGAGATGAGTTAGTGTTTACTAGAGGGTAG